The Canis lupus baileyi chromosome 5, mCanLup2.hap1, whole genome shotgun sequence region cttattttgatgtagtcctgatAGTTTTGTTTCCTGGGTCTGCTTGagcagacatatctagaaaaatgttgctatagtcAAATGTCAGAGATATTACTtcttatgttctcttctaggacttttatgatctcatgtcttacatttaggtatttaatccattttgagttcattttgtgtatggtgtaagaaagtggtccagtttcattcttttgtatatagtTGTCCgacactgtttgttgaagagattatctttttcccattgcacatactttcctgctttgtcaaagactgATTGACCgcataattgtgggtttatttttgagctctctattctgttccatttgtttgtgtgtttgtttttgtgccagtaccgtacTGTCTtaatcactatagctttgtaatagaacttgaagcctggaattgtgatacctttagttttgtttttctttttcaagattgttttggctttggggggtcttttgtggttccatacaaattttaggaccgtttgttctagttctgtgaaaagtgccactggtgttttgatagggattgcattaaatctgtagtttGCTTTGGTTAGTATAGACATTCTTACAACATTTGTTCTTCTagcccatgagcatggaatatctttccatttttttgtgtcattttcagtttctttcatgagtgttttatagttttcagagtacagacctttcacctctttggttaagtttattcctaggtattttattctttttggtgcagttgtcaatggtattgttttcttaatttttatttctgctgcttcattagtagtatatagaaatgaagcgatttctatacattgattttgtatcctgtgactttttaTTGAGTtaatttatcaattctagtagctttttggtgggaatctttcaagttttctatatatagaatcatgtcatctgcaaatagtgaaagttttattcttccttgccaatttggatgccttttattcctttttcttgtctgatttctgtggctaagacttcaatcctatgttgaataaaagtcatgagagtggacatcttagAACTGTTTACTGAATGGCCAATTCAttacactttcttttctcttatttttaaaaaagatttatttatttgagagagagagagagcatgaagagggggagaggcaaggtagagggagaagcagactccacactgagcagcgagccagatgtggggctcggtctaggatcctgggatcatgtcctgagccgaaggcagccacttaactgactgagccacccaggtgcccctgcaccttcttttaattcttcattAATATTCTGATGTTagttatgtaaatataaaactaaaagtatccagtatgattttcttttttaattcttttttttcctttttgcatttGAAATAGGATCCTTTTAGAGCTATTAGCTTTGAGAGAGTACTGTCTCTTTTTATAGTGAAGTTACACTGTGGCAGGTACttgagataataatagtaataattataagCTATCTTGGGATAACCTTGAGACCACAGTTGGTCAtcatctgccttttcttttttttcttttcttttcttttttttttttttatcatctgccTATTCAATTTGGCAGACCTGCTTAAAGTTGATAGACCTTTTACTGAGATTTACTAGATTACTTTAGACTAAAGCCAAAGTAGCATAATGGTAAGGCATTGAGCTACTGACCTGCATGGTTGTTTTAGTAATAAATATGAGCATATCAGTTTTGCATTCTTAAAAAAGCATGTAATAATATATcttaagaaaacataagaatcacattatataattatataaacctTACTCATAAGTTTATAAAGTATTGCCACTTGCATGCTGTCTAATAAGATTTTGAATTTTGCTATGTTTTAGTATCAGACTCTCTTAAAAATGCTGCTTCTAAACCTCTAAAATTCTGTGGCATACATGTATGAGTGCACATATGAAAAGCATGTAGTTGTTCAAAATGCGGCTACTAATGTACGTAATACTATTTACTCCTGTGTTCATGTTATTTACAAATCTGTCTTTTCCTTCAGGTAAAGAGGACGAATATCCAAAGAAACCTTTGGGGCAGCTTCCACCTGAACCTGCCAGCATCAGTCACCTGAGCAACGGACGAAGAAGTGTTGGCAAGTCAAGTCCCCACATGAGCAGCAGAAGAGAAAGTGGCTCATCACCTCATAAAAAACATGAGCCTTCCCCTCACCATCAAAGTAGAATTGGTACACCAGAGCGAGTACGGGTGCAAAGACGGAAATCAGATGATGAGGACAGTAGAAAGCTTAAAGAAGAAGcagattttcaaagaaaacttCCATCAGGGCCACAAGACAGTTCCAAGCAGTATAATCATGCAGCTGCTAACCAAAATAGCAACGCCACTTCAAATACCAGGAAGGAATTTGTGCCCAAGTGGAATAAACCATCAGACATTTCAGCTATTGAGAAAACTGCCAAATATGCCATCGAAGGCAAAAGTAGGTCGGTGCAGCCCACACTTGCAGTCACCATCCCAAGTTCTGCTGATACTCGAATATCAAATGTAAGGCAAAAGATGAAGGTTTTGGATGCTGATGAAGGGAAACGGGGCTCTAACGCATCCCAGTACGATAATGTACCTGAAAATGACAACAGTGCATCTATTGAAGAGGCACTAGAAAGAGCTTACTCCCAAAGTCCAAGAAACATGGTTTCCTCTCACAGCCCAAGGAAGCATATGGAGCCGGGTTCTAGTCCATCAAGAGTACCAACCAAGTTTACCTTTAAAGTGCAGCCTGCAGGTTACCCAAAATATCCGTCCCCACTAGATGGGGAAGATCGCAGGACAGTACATCCGCCGTCCTACAGTAACCCCCCTGTTTACCATGGAAATTCTCCCAAACACATCCCTAGTGCTAACAGCAGCTGCGCATCTCCACAGTTTACTCACGGGGCTCAAAGGAATCCTTCCCGGAGACCTTATGGTTCTACGCTTTCGGTCGATGTTTCTCCCGAGAAGTCCTATGGCCGCCCGCTTCCTCTTGTACTACCATCCAGCCGAATAGAAGTTCTTCCTGTTGATCCTGGCGCCGGGGGATATTCGGGCAATTCGGAGTCACCAAAGAACGGCAAATTCATCATTCCTCCAGTGGATTACCTGTCAGAAGTTATTTACACGTACAGACCTGAGACTCATGGACAGTTGTGGACTCAAGATGCTAACCGTGGCCACTTGAGCAATTTACCAAAATATTCTGCCTTTCAACATGTTTCCTTTCAGGACCATAGCCTCCCGGCAGTCTCAGTAGATAGTCCAGTGCGATACAGAACTTCACCAGGTTTAGAAGATGCCAGTTCCTCTGGGTATCAATATTCAGGGCCCTCACCTCCAGTATATCACTACAGAAATCGGGATGGACTTTCTATTCAAGAATCAGTATTGCTGTGAGAATTTATCTATACTTGGTAAAGACAAGAGAATAGAAACCATTTGAAACCTACATTGCTATGTTTATAATTGCCAAAGcagtattttatattattgtaAACATCTCACACAATTCCAGTGTCTGCTAGTAATaagaatatatagaaatgttttatCCCCATGTAGATGCTGCTTACAATGAGCATTTTTAAATTGCATCATCTCTGAACctgttaaaaaagaatttaacgtGGTGGAAACATAGCAATAGCATTTAGGGAGGCACACATAATAATAATTCATTACTCCgtttcatttctgtctttctccAAAATCTGAGCATTTTTGTACCATTAGCCCATTCTGTTTTGAGTAATGTTACAGAGCACAGAAAAACTGTGTAGAATAGACCTTTTTAAGGCTATGTGTAGAGCGTGTCTTTGAATAGATACCAAAATGCCTCTATGCACACATATTTGAACACAGAactaaagaaacattaaaaaaaaaaaactaattgtaATCCACATCCATAGATTAATTTActattcttcctttccttaactTACCTTTCAGCCAGGTTTTTGTCCCCACCCCCTTATATTTTTCACCCAGGTCCTAACATGCCGTTGGGTGTTTGCCCTGACTTCTCTGCAATTGtggccattttcttttcttctgaaaattaaagacaCTGGAGAGAAAGGCTGACCACCTAATGGTGCTTAAACACTGGGGCACTCAAAGTAAGGTTATGGCCAGAG contains the following coding sequences:
- the USP6NL gene encoding USP6 N-terminal-like protein isoform X1, yielding MERRKPMTSKMINSSGGRKKERNSDQDVALKLAQERAEIVAKYDRGREGAEIEPWEDADYLVYKVTDRFGFLHEEELPYHNAAMERQKQLEIERTTKWLKMLKGWEKYKNTEKFHRRIYKGIPLQLRGEVWALLLEIPKMKEETRDLYNKLKHRARGCSPDIRQIDLDVNRTFRDHIMFRDRYGVKQQSLFHVLAAYSIYNTEVGYCQGMSQITALLLMYMNEEDAFWALVKLFSGPKHAMHGFFVQGFPKLLRFQEHHEKILNKFLSKLKQHLDSQEIYTSFYTMKWFFQCFLDRTPFTLNLRIWDIYIFEGERVLTAMSYTILKLHKKHLMKLSMEELVEFLQETLAKDFFFEDDFVIEQLQISMVELKRAKLDLPEPGKEDEYPKKPLGQLPPEPASISHLSNGRRSVGKSSPHMSSRRESGSSPHKKHEPSPHHQSRIGTPERVRVQRRKSDDEDSRKLKEEADFQRKLPSGPQDSSKQYNHAAANQNSNATSNTRKEFVPKWNKPSDISAIEKTAKYAIEGKSRSVQPTLAVTIPSSADTRISNVRQKMKVLDADEGKRGSNASQYDNVPENDNSASIEEALERAYSQSPRNMVSSHSPRKHMEPGSSPSRVPTKFTFKVQPAGYPKYPSPLDGEDRRTVHPPSYSNPPVYHGNSPKHIPSANSSCASPQFTHGAQRNPSRRPYGSTLSVDVSPEKSYGRPLPLVLPSSRIEVLPVDPGAGGYSGNSESPKNGKFIIPPVDYLSEVIYTYRPETHGQLWTQDANRGHLSNLPKYSAFQHVSFQDHSLPAVSVDSPVRYRTSPGLEDASSSGYQYSGPSPPVYHYRNRDGLSIQESVLL
- the USP6NL gene encoding USP6 N-terminal-like protein isoform X2 produces the protein MNSDQDVALKLAQERAEIVAKYDRGREGAEIEPWEDADYLVYKVTDRFGFLHEEELPYHNAAMERQKQLEIERTTKWLKMLKGWEKYKNTEKFHRRIYKGIPLQLRGEVWALLLEIPKMKEETRDLYNKLKHRARGCSPDIRQIDLDVNRTFRDHIMFRDRYGVKQQSLFHVLAAYSIYNTEVGYCQGMSQITALLLMYMNEEDAFWALVKLFSGPKHAMHGFFVQGFPKLLRFQEHHEKILNKFLSKLKQHLDSQEIYTSFYTMKWFFQCFLDRTPFTLNLRIWDIYIFEGERVLTAMSYTILKLHKKHLMKLSMEELVEFLQETLAKDFFFEDDFVIEQLQISMVELKRAKLDLPEPGKEDEYPKKPLGQLPPEPASISHLSNGRRSVGKSSPHMSSRRESGSSPHKKHEPSPHHQSRIGTPERVRVQRRKSDDEDSRKLKEEADFQRKLPSGPQDSSKQYNHAAANQNSNATSNTRKEFVPKWNKPSDISAIEKTAKYAIEGKSRSVQPTLAVTIPSSADTRISNVRQKMKVLDADEGKRGSNASQYDNVPENDNSASIEEALERAYSQSPRNMVSSHSPRKHMEPGSSPSRVPTKFTFKVQPAGYPKYPSPLDGEDRRTVHPPSYSNPPVYHGNSPKHIPSANSSCASPQFTHGAQRNPSRRPYGSTLSVDVSPEKSYGRPLPLVLPSSRIEVLPVDPGAGGYSGNSESPKNGKFIIPPVDYLSEVIYTYRPETHGQLWTQDANRGHLSNLPKYSAFQHVSFQDHSLPAVSVDSPVRYRTSPGLEDASSSGYQYSGPSPPVYHYRNRDGLSIQESVLL
- the USP6NL gene encoding USP6 N-terminal-like protein isoform X4 — its product is MIQVLQIVKELVTPSRQKAARVKEDSDQDVALKLAQERAEIVAKYDRGREGAEIEPWEDADYLVYKVTDRFGFLHEEELPYHNAAMERQKQLEIERTTKWLKMLKGWEKYKNTEKFHRRIYKGIPLQLRGEVWALLLEIPKMKEETRDLYNKLKHRARGCSPDIRQIDLDVNRTFRDHIMFRDRYGVKQQSLFHVLAAYSIYNTEVGYCQGMSQITALLLMYMNEEDAFWALVKLFSGPKHAMHGFFVQGFPKLLRFQEHHEKILNKFLSKLKQHLDSQEIYTSFYTMKWFFQCFLDRTPFTLNLRIWDIYIFEGERVLTAMSYTILKLHKKHLMKLSMEELVEFLQETLAKDFFFEDDFVIEQLQISMVELKRAKLDLPEPGKEDEYPKKPLGQLPPEPASISHLSNGRRSVGKSSPHMSSRRESGSSPHKKHEPSPHHQSRIGTPERVRVQRRKSDDEDSRKLKEEADFQRKLPSGPQDSSKQYNHAAANQNSNATSNTRKEFVPKWNKPSDISAIEKTAKYAIEGKSRSVQPTLAVTIPSSADTRISNVRQKMKVLDADEGKRGSNASQYDNVPENDNSASIEEALERAYSQSPRNMVSSHSPRKHMEPGSSPSRVPTKFTFKVQPAGYPKYPSPLDGEDRRTVHPPSYSNPPVYHGNSPKHIPSANSSCASPQFTHGAQRNPSRRPYGSTLSVDVSPEKSYGRPLPLVLPSSRIEVLPVDPGAGGYSGNSESPKNGKFIIPPVDYLSEVIYTYRPETHGQLWTQDANRGHLSNLPKYSAFQHVSFQDHSLPAVSVDSPVRYRTSPGLEDASSSGYQYSGPSPPVYHYRNRDGLSIQESVLL
- the USP6NL gene encoding USP6 N-terminal-like protein isoform X3; translation: MLKGWEKYKNTEKFHRRIYKGIPLQLRGEVWALLLEIPKMKEETRDLYNKLKHRARGCSPDIRQIDLDVNRTFRDHIMFRDRYGVKQQSLFHVLAAYSIYNTEVGYCQGMSQITALLLMYMNEEDAFWALVKLFSGPKHAMHGFFVQGFPKLLRFQEHHEKILNKFLSKLKQHLDSQEIYTSFYTMKWFFQCFLDRTPFTLNLRIWDIYIFEGERVLTAMSYTILKLHKKHLMKLSMEELVEFLQETLAKDFFFEDDFVIEQLQISMVELKRAKLDLPEPGKEDEYPKKPLGQLPPEPASISHLSNGRRSVGKSSPHMSSRRESGSSPHKKHEPSPHHQSRIGTPERVRVQRRKSDDEDSRKLKEEADFQRKLPSGPQDSSKQYNHAAANQNSNATSNTRKEFVPKWNKPSDISAIEKTAKYAIEGKSRSVQPTLAVTIPSSADTRISNVRQKMKVLDADEGKRGSNASQYDNVPENDNSASIEEALERAYSQSPRNMVSSHSPRKHMEPGSSPSRVPTKFTFKVQPAGYPKYPSPLDGEDRRTVHPPSYSNPPVYHGNSPKHIPSANSSCASPQFTHGAQRNPSRRPYGSTLSVDVSPEKSYGRPLPLVLPSSRIEVLPVDPGAGGYSGNSESPKNGKFIIPPVDYLSEVIYTYRPETHGQLWTQDANRGHLSNLPKYSAFQHVSFQDHSLPAVSVDSPVRYRTSPGLEDASSSGYQYSGPSPPVYHYRNRDGLSIQESVLL